A portion of the Bacteroides faecium genome contains these proteins:
- a CDS encoding DUF418 domain-containing protein produces MELSTKTPRIEVVDALRGFAVMAILLVHNLEHFIFPVYPESSPEWLTILDAGVFNATFSLFAGKSYAIFALLFGFTFYIQSHNQQLKGKDFGYRFLWRMVLLAGFATLNAAFFPAGDVLLLFVVVGIVLFIVRKWSDKAILITAILFSLQPIEWFHYIMSLFNPAYTLPDLNVGAMYAEVAAYTKDGNFWEFLIGNVTLGQKASLFWAIGAGRFLQTAGLFLFGLYIGRKQLFVTTESHLKFWVKALIIAAISFAPLYSLKEQIMQSDSSLIQQTVGTAFDMWQKFAFTIVLISSFILLYQKAKFQKAVSSLRFYGKMSLTNYISQSILGAIIYFPFGFYLAPYCGYTLSLVIGIVLCILQVQFCKWWLSKHKQGPLETIWHKWTWIGTKK; encoded by the coding sequence ATGGAATTATCAACAAAAACACCACGAATTGAAGTAGTAGATGCCCTCAGAGGCTTTGCCGTCATGGCTATCCTCTTGGTACATAACCTTGAGCATTTCATTTTTCCCGTCTATCCGGAAAGTTCGCCCGAATGGCTCACCATTTTGGATGCCGGGGTATTTAATGCGACATTCTCACTGTTTGCGGGAAAATCTTACGCTATCTTCGCCCTGCTTTTCGGATTCACTTTCTATATCCAGTCGCACAACCAGCAGTTGAAAGGAAAAGACTTCGGCTATCGTTTTTTATGGAGAATGGTATTACTGGCAGGCTTTGCTACTCTTAACGCTGCCTTTTTCCCGGCAGGTGATGTCTTGCTTTTGTTTGTTGTAGTCGGCATCGTACTGTTTATCGTACGCAAATGGAGCGATAAGGCTATTTTAATCACTGCTATCCTGTTCTCGCTGCAACCTATTGAATGGTTCCACTACATTATGAGCCTTTTCAACCCTGCCTATACCCTGCCCGACTTAAATGTCGGAGCGATGTATGCCGAAGTGGCTGCCTACACCAAAGACGGCAACTTCTGGGAGTTCCTGATAGGTAATGTCACTCTGGGGCAGAAGGCCAGCCTATTCTGGGCTATCGGCGCCGGACGTTTCTTACAGACTGCCGGACTTTTTCTGTTCGGTCTGTATATCGGACGCAAACAGTTGTTCGTCACCACCGAATCTCATCTGAAATTCTGGGTAAAAGCGCTCATTATCGCTGCTATCAGCTTCGCTCCTCTTTACTCCTTGAAAGAGCAAATCATGCAGAGTGACAGCAGCCTTATCCAACAGACAGTAGGCACCGCTTTTGATATGTGGCAGAAATTCGCGTTCACCATCGTATTAATTTCTTCTTTCATTTTACTGTATCAGAAAGCCAAATTTCAAAAAGCCGTTTCCAGCCTGCGCTTTTACGGTAAGATGAGTCTGACAAACTATATTTCCCAGTCTATCCTGGGTGCTATTATCTATTTCCCATTCGGATTTTATCTGGCTCCTTATTGCGGATATACTCTAAGTTTGGTGATTGGTATCGTTCTTTGCATATTACAGGTTCAGTTCTGTAAATGGTGGCTGTCCAAACATAAACAAGGACCGTTGGAGACGATATGGCATAAATGGACTTGGATAGGAACTAAAAAATAA
- a CDS encoding phospho-sugar mutase: MENQELIKQVTEKAEKWLTPAYDAETQAEVKRMLENDDKTELIEAFYKDLEFGTGGLRGIMGVGSNRMNIYTVGAATQGLSNYLKKNFKDLPQISVVVGHDCRNNSRLFAETSANIFSANGIKVYLFDDMRPTPEMSFAIRHLGCQSGIILTASHNPKEYNGYKAYWDDGAQVLAPHDKGIIDEVNAIASAADIKFQGNPDLIQIIGEDIDKVYLDMVKTVSIDPEAIARHKDMKIVYTPIHGTGMMLIPRALKMWGFENVFTVPEQMIKDGNFPTVVSPNPENAEALSMAVNLAKEIDAELVMASDPDADRVGIACKDDKGEWVLINGNQTCMMYLYYILTQYKQLGKIKGNEFCVKTIVTTELIKKIADKNNIEMLDCYTGFKWIAREIRLREGKQKYIGGGEESYGFLAEDFVRDKDAVSACCLISEVAAWAKDNGKSLYQLLLDIYVEYGFSKEFTVNVVKPGKSGAEEIKAMMENFRANPPKELGGSKVILSKDYKTLKQTDDKGNVTAIDMPESSNVLQYFTEDGSKVSVRPSGTEPKIKFYMEVQGEMGCRNCFASAESAAMEKIEAVKKSLGI, from the coding sequence ATGGAAAATCAGGAACTTATTAAACAGGTCACTGAGAAAGCCGAAAAATGGCTGACCCCGGCTTATGATGCCGAAACTCAGGCTGAAGTGAAACGTATGTTGGAAAATGACGATAAGACCGAACTAATTGAAGCATTCTACAAAGACCTGGAGTTTGGTACGGGTGGTCTGCGCGGTATCATGGGTGTAGGTAGCAATCGTATGAATATCTATACGGTAGGTGCCGCTACCCAGGGACTTTCCAACTATCTGAAAAAGAACTTCAAAGACCTGCCGCAGATTTCTGTAGTAGTTGGTCACGACTGCCGTAACAACAGCCGCTTGTTTGCAGAAACTTCCGCTAATATCTTCTCTGCCAATGGTATCAAAGTATATCTGTTCGATGATATGCGTCCCACCCCGGAAATGTCTTTCGCTATCCGTCACCTCGGTTGCCAGAGCGGTATTATCCTGACTGCTTCTCACAACCCGAAAGAATACAACGGTTACAAGGCATATTGGGATGACGGAGCTCAAGTATTGGCTCCGCATGATAAGGGCATTATCGACGAAGTAAACGCTATTGCTTCTGCTGCCGACATCAAATTCCAGGGTAATCCGGATTTGATTCAGATTATCGGTGAAGATATCGACAAGGTTTATTTGGATATGGTGAAAACCGTTTCTATCGACCCGGAAGCTATTGCCCGCCACAAGGATATGAAAATCGTTTATACTCCGATTCACGGTACAGGTATGATGTTGATTCCGCGTGCATTGAAGATGTGGGGATTTGAAAACGTATTCACTGTTCCCGAACAGATGATTAAGGATGGTAACTTCCCGACTGTCGTATCTCCGAACCCGGAAAATGCGGAAGCTCTTTCTATGGCTGTGAACCTGGCTAAAGAAATTGATGCAGAACTTGTAATGGCTTCCGACCCGGATGCTGACCGTGTTGGTATTGCCTGCAAGGATGACAAAGGCGAATGGGTGCTTATTAATGGTAACCAGACTTGTATGATGTATCTTTACTATATCCTGACTCAATACAAACAACTGGGTAAGATTAAAGGTAATGAGTTCTGCGTGAAGACAATCGTAACTACCGAACTTATCAAGAAGATTGCCGACAAGAATAATATCGAAATGCTCGACTGCTATACCGGTTTCAAATGGATTGCACGTGAAATCCGTCTGCGTGAAGGCAAACAGAAATATATCGGCGGTGGTGAAGAAAGCTACGGATTCCTTGCCGAAGACTTCGTTCGCGATAAAGATGCTGTATCAGCTTGCTGCTTGATTTCAGAAGTTGCTGCATGGGCAAAAGATAACGGCAAGTCACTGTATCAATTACTGCTTGATATTTACGTAGAATACGGATTCTCTAAAGAATTCACCGTAAACGTTGTGAAGCCGGGCAAGAGCGGTGCTGAAGAAATCAAAGCCATGATGGAAAACTTCCGTGCTAACCCACCGAAAGAATTGGGTGGCTCTAAAGTAATCCTGAGCAAAGATTACAAAACTTTGAAGCAGACAGACGACAAGGGAAATGTAACGGCAATCGATATGCCGGAATCATCAAACGTTCTTCAGTATTTCACAGAAGATGGCAGTAAAGTTTCAGTCCGTCCTTCCGGAACAGAACCTAAGATTAAGTTCTATATGGAAGTTCAAGGTGAAATGGGATGCCGCAACTGTTTCGCTTCTGCTGAGTCTGCCGCTATGGAAAAGATTGAAGCAGTGAAGAAGTCATTGGGCATCTGA
- a CDS encoding C69 family dipeptidase — MKKRMILCAAVLMAAVANTFACTNLIVGKNASTDGSTIVSYSADSYGLFGELYHYPAATYPKGTMLKVYEWDTGKYLGEIEQARQTYNVTGNMNEYQVTIGETTFGGRPELADSTGIIDYGSLIYIGLQRSRTAREAIKIMTDLVQQYGYYSEGESFTIADPNEIWIMEMIGKGPGIRGAVWVAVRVPDDCISAHANQARIHQFDMNDKENCMYSPDVVSFARERGYFNGVNKDFSFSLAYAPLDFGARRFCEARVWSYFNKYTDNGKDYLPYIEGKSNTPMPLFVKPKQKLSVQDVKDMMRDHYEGTPLDISNDFGAGPYKTPYRLSPLNFKVGDQEYFNERPISTQQSGFVFVAQMRANMPDPIGGVLWFGVDDANMAVFTPVYCCATKVPVCYTRVDGADYITFSWNSAFWIFNWVSNMVYPRYDLMIGDVREAQKEMETTFNNAQQGIEEMAAKLLEKDKNAAIDFLTNYTNMTAQSTFDTWKQLGTFLIVKYNDGVVKRVKDGQFERNSIGQPAGVLRPGYPKEFLQEYVKQTGDRYKVPQE, encoded by the coding sequence ATGAAGAAAAGAATGATTTTGTGTGCCGCCGTACTGATGGCGGCTGTGGCGAATACTTTCGCCTGTACCAATCTGATAGTCGGTAAGAATGCTTCTACCGACGGTTCGACCATCGTTTCCTATTCTGCCGATTCGTATGGGCTGTTTGGAGAACTGTATCATTATCCGGCAGCCACTTATCCGAAAGGAACCATGCTGAAAGTGTACGAATGGGATACCGGTAAATACTTGGGAGAAATCGAACAGGCACGGCAGACTTACAACGTGACCGGCAATATGAACGAATATCAGGTTACGATTGGTGAAACGACTTTCGGCGGACGTCCCGAATTGGCGGATTCTACTGGTATTATTGACTATGGAAGCCTGATTTATATCGGACTGCAACGTTCGCGTACTGCCCGTGAAGCCATCAAGATAATGACTGACTTGGTGCAGCAATACGGCTATTATAGCGAAGGGGAATCTTTCACCATTGCCGACCCGAACGAAATATGGATTATGGAAATGATTGGCAAAGGCCCCGGTATCCGCGGAGCCGTTTGGGTGGCTGTACGTGTGCCGGACGATTGTATTTCGGCTCATGCCAACCAGGCGCGCATCCATCAGTTTGACATGAACGACAAGGAAAACTGTATGTACTCTCCTGACGTTGTTTCTTTCGCGCGTGAAAGGGGATACTTTAATGGAGTGAACAAGGATTTTAGTTTCTCGCTTGCTTATGCGCCCCTTGATTTCGGTGCGCGTCGTTTCTGCGAAGCCCGTGTATGGAGCTATTTCAATAAGTACACTGATAACGGTAAAGATTACCTTCCTTATATCGAAGGAAAATCCAATACACCGATGCCTCTTTTCGTAAAACCGAAACAGAAGTTGTCCGTACAAGATGTGAAAGATATGATGCGCGACCATTACGAAGGAACTCCGCTCGACATCTCTAATGATTTCGGGGCAGGGCCTTACAAAACTCCATACCGTCTCTCTCCTCTGAACTTTAAGGTAGGCGACCAGGAATATTTCAACGAACGACCTATTTCTACTCAACAAAGCGGCTTTGTATTTGTTGCACAAATGCGTGCTAATATGCCCGACCCGATAGGCGGCGTACTTTGGTTTGGCGTGGACGATGCGAATATGGCGGTATTTACTCCTGTCTATTGTTGTGCTACGAAAGTGCCGGTTTGCTATACGCGTGTGGATGGAGCCGATTATATTACTTTCTCCTGGAATTCAGCTTTCTGGATTTTCAACTGGGTATCCAACATGGTTTATCCGCGTTATGATTTGATGATTGGTGATGTACGTGAAGCGCAGAAGGAGATGGAGACTACCTTCAACAACGCACAGCAGGGCATTGAGGAAATGGCAGCCAAATTGTTGGAGAAGGATAAGAACGCTGCAATTGATTTCCTGACAAACTATACCAACATGACCGCACAGAGTACTTTCGATACATGGAAGCAACTGGGTACTTTCTTGATTGTGAAGTATAACGATGGAGTAGTGAAACGTGTGAAGGACGGACAATTCGAACGTAATTCTATCGGACAACCTGCCGGAGTGCTTCGTCCTGGTTATCCGAAGGAATTCTTGCAGGAATATGTCAAACAGACCGGAGACAGATATAAAGTGCCTCAAGAATAG
- a CDS encoding M23 family metallopeptidase, which yields MIKQYITALMLACCVGVCGQEKKQATFVPPFDFPLTLSGNFGEIRSNHFHGGLDFKTGGVIGKPVRALADGYISRIRVTNGSGYVLDVCYHNGYSTINRHLSGFISPIAERVEKLQYENENWEVEIIPEPDEYPVKGGQQIAWSGNTGYSFGPHLHLDVFETESGDYIDPMPFFKSKIKDTRAPKADGIMFFPQPSKGVVDGKQQTKTILPNAESPVEAWGVIGTGIKAYDYMDGVSNHYGVYSVVLTIDGNEVFRSTVDRFSQEENRMINSWTCGQYMKSFIEPGNTLRLLKASNGNRGLVTIDEERDYQFLYTLKDAFGNTSKYSFTVRGRKQPVEPLSHREKYFFAWDKTNYLQEPGLSLVVPKGMLYDDVPLNYQVKADSGAVAFTYQINDKPVPLHAGCEIRIGLRRKPVADTTKYYVARVTPKGRKYSVGGKYEDGYMKTSVRELGTYTVAMDTIPPEIIPINKNQWGRNGKIVYRLKDEGAGIASYRGMIDGKYALFGRPNIVKSYWECKLDSKHVKKGGKHTVEFTVTDNCGNETVSRETFVW from the coding sequence ATGATAAAACAATATATCACTGCTTTGATGCTGGCTTGTTGCGTCGGAGTTTGTGGACAAGAAAAGAAGCAAGCCACCTTTGTGCCACCTTTTGACTTTCCTCTTACATTGAGCGGAAACTTCGGAGAAATCCGCTCTAACCACTTTCATGGCGGATTGGATTTTAAAACAGGCGGAGTTATCGGCAAACCTGTCCGTGCCCTTGCCGATGGGTATATTTCACGTATCCGTGTCACCAATGGTTCGGGATATGTACTTGATGTTTGTTATCATAACGGTTATTCTACTATCAACAGGCACTTGAGCGGTTTTATTTCCCCTATTGCCGAAAGGGTGGAGAAACTTCAATATGAAAATGAGAATTGGGAAGTGGAGATTATTCCCGAACCGGATGAATATCCGGTGAAAGGCGGTCAACAGATAGCATGGAGCGGGAATACAGGCTATTCGTTCGGTCCGCATCTGCATTTGGATGTGTTCGAAACAGAATCGGGGGATTATATCGACCCGATGCCTTTCTTCAAATCGAAGATAAAAGATACGCGTGCCCCCAAAGCTGATGGTATTATGTTTTTTCCGCAGCCGAGTAAAGGTGTGGTAGATGGAAAACAGCAGACCAAAACAATTCTTCCGAACGCGGAAAGTCCGGTGGAAGCATGGGGAGTGATAGGTACGGGCATCAAGGCATATGATTACATGGATGGGGTCAGCAATCATTATGGAGTGTATTCGGTTGTTCTTACGATAGATGGAAATGAGGTTTTCCGTAGTACGGTAGACCGCTTTTCTCAGGAAGAAAACAGAATGATAAACTCATGGACGTGCGGGCAATACATGAAATCTTTTATTGAACCGGGGAATACTTTGCGTCTGTTGAAGGCATCGAATGGTAATCGCGGTTTGGTGACGATTGACGAAGAACGGGATTATCAGTTTCTATATACCTTAAAAGATGCTTTCGGGAATACTTCCAAATACAGTTTTACTGTACGTGGACGGAAGCAGCCGGTTGAACCTTTGAGTCATCGGGAGAAATACTTCTTTGCCTGGGATAAGACAAATTATCTGCAAGAACCGGGATTGAGCCTGGTTGTTCCGAAGGGAATGTTGTATGACGATGTTCCTCTTAACTATCAGGTGAAAGCCGATAGCGGGGCAGTCGCATTTACTTATCAGATAAATGACAAACCTGTTCCGCTTCATGCGGGGTGCGAGATTCGTATCGGTCTGCGCAGAAAGCCGGTAGCCGACACAACAAAGTATTATGTAGCCCGTGTGACTCCGAAAGGCAGGAAATATAGTGTAGGCGGGAAGTATGAGGACGGTTACATGAAAACATCTGTCCGTGAATTGGGGACTTACACCGTTGCCATGGATACGATACCGCCCGAAATCATCCCTATCAATAAGAACCAGTGGGGAAGAAACGGAAAGATTGTCTATCGGCTGAAAGACGAAGGCGCCGGCATTGCTTCCTATCGGGGCATGATTGACGGAAAGTACGCACTTTTCGGGCGGCCTAATATTGTGAAGTCATATTGGGAGTGCAAGCTTGATTCAAAACACGTGAAGAAAGGCGGCAAACATACCGTTGAATTTACGGTGACCGATAATTGCGGAAATGAGACTGTATCCCGTGAGACTTTTGTTTGGTAA
- a CDS encoding zinc-dependent metalloprotease, whose amino-acid sequence MRMYVKVMAAVIACILMSGEAHSAFATSPATENLSWFKKKKKKPEEKEEKSKNDYEKLVEGSKTTKGMFAVHQKKNDYYFEVPTSLLGRDLLVVNKLQRVPAELNDAGVNRGVNYENQMVCMEWDKASGKLMFRQQRPLPLAPQKDAIFRSVKNNFISPLIAAFKIEAINADSTALVIKVNDIYDGTETSINNVFTNINLGTSAIKNLSRILSIKSFSNNVVATSELTTRVTEGTTTVYVTVEVSSSILLLPETPMMGRFDNQKVGYFTNPLLNFSDAQQRTDKTQYITRWRIEPKPEDREAYLKGQLVEPAKPIIFYIDNSTPYQWRSYIKKGIEDWQTAFEKAGFKNAIIAKEITDSMHVDMDDVNYSVLTYAASEKKNAMGPSLLDPRSGEILEADIMWWHNVLSMVREWITVQTGTVCPEARNVQLPDALMGDAIRFVACHEVGHSLGLRHNMMGSWAFPTDSLRSEAFTSRMNSTASSIMDYARFNYVAQPGDGVKVLSPHIGPYDMFAIEYGYRWYGKSTPEEEKDLLFDFLSKHTDRLYKYSEAQDVRDAVDPRAQNEDLGDDPVRSSLLGIENLKRIVPQILQWTTTGEKGQTYEEASRLYYAVINQWNNYLYHVLANIGGIYIENTTVGDGVKTYTFVEKEKQQASLKFLMDEVLTYPKWLFDTEVGEYTYLLRNTPIGQQENAPTQILKNAQAYILWDLLGNTRLMRMIENESVNGKKAFTVVELMDGLHKNIFGITERGGIPNVMERSLQKNFLDALLTAAAEPEAVKINKKIANEHFLLDHATPFCSCYAAEQRALRQEDRMGAPRVLNFYGSQLNRISDAISVKRGELLRIKKLLQNRLGTSDTATRYHYEDMILRINTALGIK is encoded by the coding sequence ATGAGAATGTATGTAAAAGTAATGGCAGCGGTCATTGCATGTATATTGATGAGTGGAGAAGCGCACTCAGCATTTGCAACCAGCCCCGCTACAGAAAATCTGAGTTGGTTTAAAAAGAAAAAGAAAAAACCAGAAGAAAAAGAAGAGAAGAGTAAAAACGACTACGAAAAATTAGTGGAAGGCAGCAAAACAACAAAAGGAATGTTTGCTGTACATCAAAAGAAGAACGATTATTATTTTGAAGTTCCCACATCACTTTTAGGACGTGATTTATTAGTTGTCAATAAACTGCAAAGAGTTCCTGCCGAACTGAATGATGCAGGTGTAAACCGTGGAGTAAATTATGAAAATCAGATGGTTTGCATGGAATGGGACAAGGCAAGCGGCAAACTGATGTTCCGTCAACAACGTCCATTACCACTGGCTCCTCAGAAAGATGCCATATTCCGTTCGGTAAAGAACAACTTTATCTCTCCGCTGATTGCCGCATTCAAAATCGAAGCAATCAACGCGGATTCTACGGCATTGGTAATCAAAGTAAATGACATTTATGACGGTACTGAAACCAGTATCAATAATGTATTTACCAATATCAACCTGGGTACTTCGGCTATCAAGAACTTATCACGTATCCTTTCTATCAAGTCTTTCTCAAACAATGTCGTGGCAACTTCCGAGTTAACCACCCGGGTGACAGAAGGCACTACAACTGTATACGTGACGGTGGAAGTAAGCTCTTCTATCCTTCTGCTGCCTGAAACACCGATGATGGGACGTTTCGATAATCAGAAAGTCGGATACTTCACCAACCCGTTATTAAATTTCAGCGATGCACAACAAAGAACGGACAAAACGCAGTATATCACACGTTGGCGCATAGAACCCAAACCGGAAGACCGGGAAGCTTACCTGAAAGGTCAACTAGTGGAACCTGCCAAACCCATTATATTCTATATTGATAACTCGACTCCTTACCAATGGCGTTCGTATATCAAAAAAGGAATTGAAGACTGGCAAACCGCTTTCGAAAAAGCTGGTTTCAAGAATGCGATTATTGCAAAAGAAATCACGGACAGCATGCATGTAGATATGGATGATGTCAACTACTCCGTACTGACTTACGCCGCTTCGGAAAAGAAAAACGCAATGGGGCCTTCCCTATTGGACCCTCGTTCAGGAGAAATCCTGGAGGCTGACATTATGTGGTGGCATAATGTGCTTTCCATGGTACGCGAATGGATTACAGTACAGACGGGAACCGTTTGCCCGGAAGCCCGCAACGTACAGTTACCTGATGCCTTGATGGGCGACGCCATCCGTTTTGTGGCTTGCCACGAAGTAGGTCATTCTTTGGGATTGCGCCATAACATGATGGGCTCATGGGCTTTCCCGACAGATTCGCTACGTTCGGAAGCCTTCACTAGCAGAATGAATTCTACCGCTTCATCCATTATGGACTATGCACGTTTCAACTACGTCGCCCAGCCGGGAGACGGTGTGAAAGTACTTTCTCCGCATATCGGTCCTTATGATATGTTCGCTATCGAATATGGCTATCGTTGGTATGGAAAGAGTACTCCGGAAGAAGAGAAAGACCTCTTGTTTGATTTCCTGAGCAAACATACAGACCGTCTTTACAAATACAGCGAAGCACAAGATGTACGCGATGCCGTAGACCCGCGCGCGCAGAATGAGGACTTAGGTGACGACCCTGTTCGTTCTTCTTTACTCGGTATCGAAAACCTGAAACGTATCGTCCCGCAAATCCTTCAATGGACTACTACCGGAGAAAAGGGGCAGACTTATGAAGAAGCATCCCGTCTCTATTACGCTGTTATCAATCAATGGAACAACTATTTGTATCATGTACTTGCCAACATCGGCGGTATCTATATCGAGAACACAACCGTAGGAGATGGTGTCAAGACTTATACATTTGTAGAAAAAGAGAAGCAACAGGCTTCACTGAAATTCCTCATGGACGAAGTTCTGACTTATCCTAAATGGCTGTTCGACACAGAAGTGGGAGAATATACTTACTTGCTCCGCAATACTCCAATCGGTCAGCAGGAGAACGCTCCTACCCAGATATTGAAGAATGCCCAAGCCTATATTCTTTGGGACTTGCTTGGCAACACCCGTCTGATGCGTATGATAGAAAATGAATCCGTCAACGGAAAGAAAGCCTTTACAGTAGTGGAACTGATGGACGGGCTTCACAAGAACATCTTCGGTATTACCGAACGCGGTGGTATCCCCAACGTGATGGAACGCTCTTTGCAGAAGAACTTCCTAGATGCTTTACTTACTGCTGCCGCAGAACCGGAAGCCGTGAAAATCAACAAGAAAATTGCGAACGAGCATTTCTTGCTTGACCATGCCACTCCTTTCTGTAGCTGTTATGCTGCCGAACAACGTGCACTCCGCCAGGAAGACCGGATGGGTGCTCCGCGTGTGCTCAATTTCTACGGCAGCCAACTCAACCGCATCTCAGATGCCATCTCTGTGAAACGCGGTGAGTTATTACGCATCAAGAAGTTGTTGCAGAATCGTCTTGGAACTTCCGATACTGCTACACGCTACCATTATGAAGATATGATTTTACGTATTAATACCGCTTTGGGAATCAAGTAA